A stretch of Chryseobacterium viscerum DNA encodes these proteins:
- a CDS encoding phosphoheptose isomerase: MSTEKKEIFERVESMLQGQGFNIAAKDDTRPWGGFFVIDETQAQDFANQYFDGIDVDNLRIGGKLSPKILIVAPEARLSWQYHHRRAEIWQVVEGTVGIKRSNTDEEGELGEYGPKDQVKLQQGERHRLIGLAGWGIVAEIWQHTDASNPSDEDDIVRVQDDFGR, from the coding sequence ATGAGTACAGAAAAAAAAGAAATATTCGAGAGAGTAGAGAGCATGCTGCAGGGACAGGGTTTTAACATCGCAGCAAAAGATGATACAAGACCATGGGGAGGTTTCTTTGTAATTGATGAAACACAGGCTCAGGATTTTGCCAATCAGTATTTTGATGGGATTGATGTAGACAACCTGAGAATAGGAGGAAAGTTAAGCCCGAAAATTCTTATCGTTGCTCCGGAAGCAAGATTAAGCTGGCAGTACCACCACAGAAGAGCCGAAATCTGGCAGGTAGTGGAAGGAACTGTAGGAATCAAAAGAAGCAATACCGATGAAGAAGGAGAATTGGGAGAATATGGTCCAAAAGATCAGGTGAAACTTCAGCAGGGTGAAAGACACAGACTGATAGGTCTTGCAGGCTGGGGAATTGTAGCTGAAATCTGGCAGCACACCGATGCCTCCAATCCTTCAGACGAAGATGATATCGTAAGAGTACAGGATGATTTTGGAAGATAA